A DNA window from Bradyrhizobium barranii subsp. barranii contains the following coding sequences:
- a CDS encoding S24 family peptidase, which produces MLDVAMIERGLEKTGKSKGGLAAAMGVRPGAVSEILGGERLVKASEIIPIMEYLELNLAPIMGRVGAGAVIEPDYEQVPPEGLGDIALPFPIMEETVAFEIVGDSMLPKYESGDVIVVYKDQRHPLSSFYGEEAVVRLKTGERYLKTIERGKTPSVVNLNSFNAKPIVGVKLEWVGEICLSMPKGQLERLRAKSARPRKKSK; this is translated from the coding sequence GGGCGGCCTGGCGGCGGCCATGGGCGTGCGGCCCGGCGCGGTGTCGGAGATCCTGGGCGGCGAGCGCCTGGTGAAGGCGTCCGAAATCATTCCCATCATGGAATATCTTGAGCTCAATCTCGCGCCGATCATGGGCCGCGTCGGGGCCGGCGCGGTGATCGAGCCCGATTATGAACAGGTTCCCCCGGAAGGCCTCGGCGATATCGCGCTGCCGTTCCCGATCATGGAAGAGACCGTCGCCTTCGAGATCGTTGGCGATTCGATGCTGCCCAAATACGAGAGCGGCGACGTGATCGTCGTCTACAAGGACCAGCGCCATCCGCTGTCGAGCTTCTACGGCGAAGAGGCCGTGGTCCGGCTCAAGACCGGTGAACGCTATTTGAAGACCATCGAACGCGGGAAAACTCCCTCCGTCGTCAATCTCAACAGCTTCAACGCCAAGCCGATCGTCGGCGTCAAGCTCGAGTGGGTCGGCGAGATCTGCCTGTCCATGCCCAAGGGCCAACTCGAGCGGCTGCGCGCCAAGTCGGCACGCCCTCGCAAGAAGAGCAAATAG
- a CDS encoding quinone oxidoreductase family protein codes for MTHAIRFHKTGGPEVLVWEEVSVGKPGPGEARIRHTAVGLNFVDIYNRSGVYPVQLPSGLGSEGAGVVEEVGAGVTDLKPGDRVAYGASPLGAYAEARLIPADRLLKLPDGVDDKTAAAMMLKGLTTQYLIRQTYRVKAGDTILLHAAAGGVGLILSQWAKHLGATVIGTVSSDEKAKLAKAHGCDHVIIYTREDFVKRVDEITGGKKVPVVYDSVGKDTFLKSLDCLAPLGIAALFGASSGAVEPLNLGLLAQKGSLYVTRPTLFTYAAKREALVAMANELFDVVKSGAVKIEVHQTYPLKDAAKAHADLAARKTTGSTVLTV; via the coding sequence ATGACGCATGCCATTCGCTTTCACAAGACCGGCGGTCCTGAAGTCCTGGTCTGGGAGGAGGTCAGTGTCGGCAAGCCCGGACCTGGCGAGGCGCGCATCCGCCACACGGCCGTCGGTCTCAACTTCGTCGACATCTACAATCGCTCCGGTGTGTATCCGGTACAATTGCCGAGCGGTCTCGGCAGCGAGGGAGCCGGCGTCGTCGAGGAGGTCGGGGCCGGCGTTACCGATCTGAAGCCCGGCGATCGCGTTGCCTATGGTGCCTCGCCGCTCGGCGCCTATGCCGAGGCGCGGCTGATCCCGGCCGACCGGCTGTTGAAGCTGCCTGATGGTGTCGATGACAAGACCGCGGCGGCCATGATGCTGAAGGGCCTCACCACCCAATATCTGATCCGGCAGACCTATCGCGTGAAGGCCGGCGACACCATCCTGCTCCATGCCGCGGCCGGCGGCGTCGGTCTGATCCTGAGCCAGTGGGCAAAACATCTCGGCGCGACAGTGATCGGCACCGTCAGCAGCGACGAGAAGGCAAAGCTCGCCAAGGCACATGGCTGCGATCATGTGATCATCTATACGCGCGAGGATTTCGTGAAGCGCGTCGACGAGATCACGGGCGGCAAGAAGGTGCCGGTGGTCTATGATTCCGTCGGCAAGGACACGTTCCTGAAGTCGCTGGATTGTCTTGCGCCGCTCGGTATTGCCGCGCTGTTCGGTGCGTCCTCCGGCGCTGTCGAGCCGCTCAACCTCGGTCTGCTCGCGCAGAAGGGCTCGCTCTACGTCACCCGTCCGACGCTGTTCACCTACGCTGCCAAGCGCGAGGCCCTGGTCGCGATGGCGAACGAGCTGTTCGACGTCGTGAAGTCCGGCGCAGTCAAGATCGAGGTGCACCAGACGTACCCGCTGAAGGATGCCGCCAAGGCGCATGCCGATCTCGCTGCGCGCAAGACCACGGGATCGACCGTTCTCACGGTGTGA
- a CDS encoding AAA family ATPase — translation MAEQKASTSIEAVESGLAAQGYIASRQIATAVYLSQQIEKPILVEGPAGVGKTELAKAIAAWRGMKMIRLQCYEGLDEAKALYEWKYAKQLLYTQILKDKLGEVLGGAQTLHDALNQLHDFGDVFFSKEFVEPRPLLQALEQPGGCVLLIDEIDKSDAEFESLLLEILSDFQVTIPELGTVAAITPPTVILTSNSERDLGDALKRRCLHLHIGFPEQRLEERIVESRVSGISQALRRQMVGFIHEIRSLDLKKLPSVSETIDWARVLVLLQASELDTDIVKDTLNVLLKYEADIEAATPQVTTFIAKAARSNVFG, via the coding sequence GTGGCTGAACAGAAGGCCTCGACCTCGATCGAGGCAGTGGAGAGCGGCCTCGCCGCGCAAGGCTATATCGCGAGCCGGCAGATCGCGACCGCCGTCTATTTGTCGCAGCAGATCGAGAAGCCGATCCTAGTCGAAGGCCCCGCGGGTGTCGGCAAGACCGAGCTTGCCAAGGCCATTGCTGCCTGGCGCGGCATGAAGATGATCCGCCTGCAATGTTACGAGGGCCTCGACGAGGCCAAGGCGCTCTACGAGTGGAAATACGCAAAACAGCTTCTCTACACCCAGATCCTCAAGGACAAGCTCGGCGAAGTCCTCGGCGGCGCGCAGACGCTGCATGACGCACTCAATCAGCTCCACGATTTCGGCGACGTGTTCTTCTCCAAGGAGTTCGTCGAGCCGCGGCCGCTGCTGCAGGCGCTGGAGCAGCCGGGCGGTTGCGTGCTGCTGATCGACGAGATCGACAAGTCCGACGCTGAATTCGAATCGCTGCTGCTTGAGATCCTGTCCGACTTCCAGGTCACGATCCCGGAGCTCGGCACGGTCGCGGCGATCACGCCGCCGACGGTGATCCTCACCTCGAACAGCGAGCGTGACCTCGGCGACGCCCTGAAGCGGCGCTGCCTGCATCTGCATATCGGCTTCCCCGAGCAGCGGCTCGAAGAACGCATCGTCGAGAGCCGCGTCTCCGGTATCTCGCAGGCGCTGCGCCGGCAGATGGTCGGCTTCATCCACGAGATCCGCTCGCTCGACCTGAAGAAGCTGCCTTCGGTCAGTGAGACCATCGACTGGGCGCGCGTTCTGGTTCTACTTCAGGCCTCGGAGCTCGATACGGACATCGTCAAGGACACGCTCAATGTGCTCCTGAAGTACGAGGCCGACATCGAGGCAGCAACGCCGCAAGTTACGACCTTCATTGCCAAGGCGGCACGGTCCAACGTCTTCGGTTGA